A window of the Arenibacter algicola genome harbors these coding sequences:
- a CDS encoding efflux RND transporter permease subunit — protein MSLSTLSIKRPVLTIVMNLVIILFGIIGFTYLGVREFPSIDPAQVSVRTNYSGANADIIESQITEPLEKAINSIDGIRNITSSSIQGSSSISIEFNLDKNLEDAANDVRDKVSQAVRSLPDDLDAPPVVSKSDADADRILSMTIQSDSKNILELSDYAENVISQRIETIPGVSSVQIWGQRRYAMRLWIDPFKLASYGLTVAEVRTALLAQNVELPSGKLTGDNTEITVKTIGNLDSEEGFNNIIIRADGEKLVRLSDIGKASLEGENMETKMSDSGQPMVAIAVVPQPGTNYLEIADRFYLEYEKLKKDLPEGFKLNIVIDDTVFVRKAVTEVAETLLISIILVILVIYLFFRNWSMAMRPLIDIPVSLIATFFIMWLFGFSINVLTLLAIVLATGLVVDDGIVVTENIYRKVEAGMSPIEAAIKGSNEIFFAVISISITLAAVFLPVIFLEGFVGRLFREFGVVLGSAVLVSAFVSLTLTPMLNAYLIKPGKQSHSKFYNFTERYFVKMNESYANALGAFMKRKWMSFPILLACIGLIALFYGLLQKETAPYDDRSFIRLSVTAPEGSSYEYMDRLMDDITNLINDSIPEKKVSLVLTSPGFGTTSSVNSGRANIALVEPNERERSQKEIAEDLGRWAKAYVGGKSNVSERPTIAVNRRGGAPIQYIIQAQNFEKLKEKIPEFMEEAEKSETFSFTDVNLKFDKPELYVTINREKAESLGVSVLDVAQTLQLSLSGQRFGYFLMNGKQYQVIGQFDKKDRDAPLDLTSIFVKNKDGLLIQLDNLVATTEHSSPPQLFHNNRYTSATVFANLAPGKSLSDGIAAMEEIKEKVLDESFTTDLGGESRDFVESSSNTLFAFGLALLLIFLILAAQFESFIDPIIIILTVPMAVAGAMFSLWLFGQTWNIFSQIGTIMLIGLVTKNGILIVEFANQLREEGMSKLEAVLKASESRLRPILMTSLTIALGALPIALSLGAASTSRIGMGVVIIGGTMFSLVLTLFVIPALYFLWSREKKQHPEFKVLESY, from the coding sequence ATGAGTTTATCAACATTAAGCATTAAGCGCCCGGTACTTACCATTGTAATGAATTTGGTCATAATTTTATTTGGAATTATTGGCTTTACCTATTTGGGAGTTCGTGAATTTCCATCCATAGATCCCGCCCAAGTATCTGTGCGTACCAATTATTCCGGGGCCAATGCCGATATTATTGAATCCCAGATTACGGAACCCTTGGAGAAGGCCATAAATTCCATTGATGGAATTAGGAACATTACATCTTCCAGTATTCAGGGATCTAGTTCCATAAGTATAGAATTTAATCTCGATAAAAACCTAGAGGACGCTGCCAATGATGTCCGGGATAAGGTATCCCAAGCGGTAAGAAGTCTTCCCGATGATCTTGATGCCCCTCCAGTGGTCTCCAAATCCGATGCCGATGCGGATAGGATACTTTCAATGACCATTCAGAGCGATAGTAAAAATATACTGGAGCTTTCGGATTATGCCGAAAATGTGATATCACAAAGAATAGAGACCATCCCAGGGGTCAGTAGTGTTCAAATATGGGGGCAACGTAGATATGCCATGCGCCTGTGGATAGACCCTTTTAAATTGGCGTCCTACGGTTTAACCGTGGCAGAAGTACGGACTGCGTTGTTGGCGCAGAATGTGGAACTGCCTTCAGGGAAATTGACAGGTGATAACACGGAAATAACGGTAAAGACCATTGGTAACTTGGATTCTGAGGAAGGCTTCAATAATATTATTATCAGGGCCGATGGTGAAAAATTAGTGCGACTGAGCGATATTGGTAAGGCTTCTTTGGAAGGGGAAAACATGGAAACCAAGATGAGCGATTCCGGTCAGCCTATGGTCGCTATAGCCGTTGTACCACAACCCGGCACCAATTATCTTGAAATTGCCGACAGATTCTATCTGGAATATGAAAAGCTAAAAAAGGATTTGCCCGAAGGGTTTAAATTAAACATTGTAATAGACGATACTGTATTTGTAAGAAAGGCGGTTACCGAAGTAGCAGAAACCTTGTTGATATCGATTATCTTGGTAATTTTGGTCATATATCTGTTTTTTAGAAACTGGTCAATGGCAATGCGTCCGTTGATAGATATACCGGTATCTTTGATAGCTACATTCTTTATTATGTGGTTGTTCGGATTTTCTATAAATGTCCTTACCCTTTTGGCCATTGTTCTGGCCACCGGACTTGTTGTGGATGACGGAATTGTGGTAACTGAAAATATATATCGGAAGGTCGAGGCCGGGATGAGCCCCATCGAGGCTGCTATAAAAGGATCCAACGAGATTTTCTTTGCGGTAATATCCATATCCATTACCCTTGCGGCGGTTTTCCTCCCCGTTATATTCCTAGAGGGTTTTGTGGGAAGGTTGTTCAGGGAATTTGGAGTCGTCCTGGGTTCGGCGGTATTGGTGTCTGCCTTTGTCTCCCTTACCTTGACTCCAATGCTAAACGCATATCTAATAAAACCAGGGAAGCAGAGCCATTCCAAATTCTATAATTTCACGGAGCGCTATTTTGTGAAAATGAATGAATCCTATGCAAATGCATTGGGCGCTTTTATGAAAAGGAAATGGATGAGTTTTCCAATATTATTGGCATGTATAGGCCTTATTGCCCTTTTCTATGGACTGCTTCAAAAAGAAACCGCCCCTTATGACGATCGTAGTTTTATTCGTTTGAGCGTTACAGCGCCGGAAGGTTCTTCCTATGAATATATGGATCGCCTAATGGATGATATTACAAACCTGATCAACGACTCTATCCCGGAAAAAAAGGTGAGTTTGGTACTCACTTCCCCCGGCTTCGGCACAACTTCCTCGGTGAATAGTGGCCGTGCAAATATTGCACTTGTAGAACCAAATGAAAGGGAGCGGTCACAAAAGGAAATAGCAGAGGATCTTGGGAGATGGGCAAAAGCTTATGTTGGCGGAAAATCCAATGTGTCAGAGAGGCCAACAATAGCAGTAAATCGCCGTGGAGGAGCGCCAATACAATATATAATACAAGCGCAGAATTTTGAAAAGCTCAAGGAAAAAATTCCGGAATTCATGGAGGAAGCGGAAAAAAGTGAAACTTTTTCCTTTACCGATGTAAACCTGAAATTTGATAAACCCGAACTCTATGTAACCATAAATAGGGAAAAAGCGGAAAGCTTAGGGGTTTCGGTACTGGACGTGGCCCAAACTTTGCAATTATCCCTCAGCGGGCAACGGTTTGGATATTTTTTAATGAATGGTAAGCAATATCAGGTTATTGGCCAATTCGACAAAAAGGACCGAGACGCACCTTTGGATCTTACTTCCATATTTGTAAAGAACAAGGACGGTCTCTTAATTCAATTGGACAATCTCGTTGCCACAACAGAACATAGTAGTCCGCCCCAGTTATTTCACAACAACAGGTATACTTCGGCAACGGTTTTTGCAAACCTTGCTCCCGGGAAAAGCCTTAGCGATGGGATAGCCGCCATGGAAGAAATTAAGGAAAAAGTACTGGATGAAAGCTTTACTACGGATTTAGGTGGGGAATCCAGGGATTTTGTGGAGAGCAGTTCCAATACCCTGTTTGCTTTTGGCCTTGCCCTGCTTCTAATATTTCTGATATTGGCTGCCCAATTTGAAAGTTTTATAGATCCAATAATTATAATTCTAACAGTGCCTATGGCCGTGGCCGGGGCTATGTTTTCCCTATGGCTTTTTGGCCAGACCTGGAATATCTTTAGCCAAATAGGTACCATAATGTTGATTGGACTGGTTACCAAGAATGGTATTTTGATAGTTGAATTTGCCAATCAACTTAGGGAAGAAGGGATGTCTAAATTGGAGGCCGTTTTAAAAGCCTCGGAATCCAGATTAAGACCCATTCTCATGACCAGTCTAACCATTGCCTTGGGAGCCTTGCCCATAGCCTTGTCCTTAGGTGCGGCCTCAACCAGCCGTATAGGTATGGGGGTCGTAATTATTGGCGGAACCATGTTTTCCTTGGTGCTGACATTATTTGTTATCCCGGCCTTGTATTTCCTATGGTCCAGGGAGAAAAAACAACATCCTGAGTTTAAAGTCCTCGAATCCTATTAA
- a CDS encoding efflux RND transporter periplasmic adaptor subunit: MKIKYFVYTLLLFGLGSLVAYRILQNSEAGKSGSSASTSSVPIVSGMVLRPQEFNDNVSLSGTLEANEQIEIRSEVSGVVESINFVEGTKVSQGQVLFRVNDIELQAQLSKVRTAQKLAAENERRAKLLLEKQAISQEEYDIASADFQSASAESELIAAQLSKATVRAPFSGIIGLRSISKGTYVNPATAVAKLVNTDQLKITFSIPEKYATQIKVGTSFTFTTADSKEEYSAKIYAIEPEVEVATRTLKMRATAENPGGKLFPGAFANVILPLETVNDALLVPSESLIPVQNGKKIFIVVNGKAKEIDVEIGARTGSSVRVVSGLKVGDTVLTYGVMALKDGTPVKVLLKETESLTAEQ; this comes from the coding sequence ATGAAAATAAAATACTTCGTTTATACCTTATTGCTATTTGGACTAGGGAGCTTGGTAGCCTATCGTATTTTGCAGAATAGCGAAGCAGGAAAATCAGGAAGTTCGGCCAGCACCAGTTCAGTCCCGATTGTTTCGGGCATGGTCCTTCGTCCCCAAGAATTTAATGACAATGTTTCCCTTTCAGGTACCTTGGAGGCCAATGAGCAAATAGAGATAAGAAGTGAGGTATCAGGCGTTGTTGAAAGTATAAATTTTGTGGAGGGGACTAAGGTCTCCCAAGGTCAGGTATTGTTCAGGGTGAACGATATTGAATTGCAAGCGCAATTGTCCAAAGTGCGGACCGCCCAGAAGCTGGCTGCCGAAAATGAAAGAAGGGCAAAACTTTTATTGGAAAAGCAAGCCATTAGTCAAGAGGAATATGACATTGCCAGTGCCGATTTTCAATCGGCCAGTGCAGAATCGGAATTGATAGCTGCCCAATTATCAAAGGCAACCGTCCGAGCCCCATTTTCTGGAATTATAGGACTTCGATCTATTTCCAAAGGCACCTATGTTAATCCGGCAACGGCCGTAGCAAAACTGGTGAATACGGATCAACTAAAGATCACTTTTTCAATTCCAGAGAAATATGCTACCCAGATAAAGGTTGGTACTTCTTTTACTTTCACAACGGCCGATTCCAAAGAGGAATACAGTGCAAAAATATATGCAATTGAACCAGAGGTGGAGGTTGCCACCAGAACCTTAAAAATGAGGGCAACGGCCGAAAACCCTGGGGGCAAACTTTTTCCTGGCGCTTTTGCCAATGTAATTTTACCCTTGGAAACGGTCAACGATGCCTTATTGGTACCTAGTGAATCTTTGATTCCTGTTCAGAATGGTAAAAAAATCTTTATCGTCGTGAATGGCAAGGCCAAAGAGATAGATGTTGAAATTGGGGCTAGGACAGGCAGTTCCGTGCGCGTCGTTTCAGGGTTAAAGGTTGGGGATACTGTACTTACCTATGGGGTTATGGCCTTGAAGGATGGTACTCCGGTAAAGGTATTGTTAAAGGAAACTGAATCTCTTACTGCGGAACAATGA
- a CDS encoding energy transducer TonB, translated as MEPKKYPRADLNRKSGLFFVIGLVIVLFVVWRALELKTYPKANTAIEQLTVTDYLDEKVPVTEALNVPPPPPPPAAPEVIEIVEDVAEIEETVIQSTEINQETIVEEAPLKVEDIAVVEEEEEDVEVPFAVIENVPVFPGCKESSNEAQKACFQKKIQEHIMKQFTYPDVAVELGIEGKVYVQFIIDNTGYITNIRTRGPDKLLEKEAHRIIAALPQMTPGKQRGRAVKVPYTIPITFRLQ; from the coding sequence ATGGAACCAAAAAAATATCCTAGGGCAGATTTAAACAGAAAAAGTGGACTTTTCTTTGTAATTGGCCTAGTTATAGTACTGTTTGTAGTATGGAGGGCTTTGGAATTAAAAACGTATCCCAAGGCAAATACTGCCATTGAGCAATTGACGGTAACAGATTACTTGGACGAGAAAGTACCGGTTACCGAGGCTTTGAATGTTCCACCACCTCCCCCTCCTCCAGCAGCGCCCGAAGTTATAGAAATTGTTGAGGATGTGGCCGAAATAGAGGAAACGGTGATTCAGAGTACAGAAATAAATCAGGAAACAATAGTGGAGGAGGCTCCATTGAAAGTTGAAGATATAGCAGTGGTGGAGGAAGAAGAGGAAGATGTTGAAGTGCCTTTTGCCGTAATCGAAAATGTCCCTGTTTTTCCCGGATGTAAAGAAAGCTCCAACGAAGCTCAGAAAGCCTGTTTCCAGAAAAAAATCCAAGAACATATTATGAAACAGTTTACCTATCCCGATGTCGCAGTTGAGTTGGGCATTGAAGGAAAGGTATATGTTCAATTTATTATAGACAACACCGGTTATATAACCAATATAAGAACAAGGGGGCCGGACAAATTATTGGAAAAGGAAGCCCACCGGATTATTGCCGCGTTACCGCAAATGACACCAGGAAAACAACGGGGCAGGGCCGTAAAGGTTCCCTATACCATTCCTATAACTTTTAGGCTGCAATAA
- a CDS encoding Pycsar system effector family protein: MSEILEKTENFVVDLLSTKLDSSYLYHNLSHTQRVVKSTKELLNFYDLGEKENEIALLAAWLHDTGYTEGSENHEETSCDITREFLGRQEYDKQKVDRVCSLIMATKRFYEPQNLLEEIIRDADCSHFGKKSYLETAELLREELDILGLATYTQKEWREANLKMFQTEQRFYTDYALQNWQEEKNKNIRRLIKGKKAEENLVKKEKLKAKYKSESPDRGIQTLFRVTLKNHLMLSDIADTKANILLSVNAIIISLVLSNLMTKLDNPSNNYLIYPTLLFVVFSVVSMVLAVLATRPNVTQGEFTKEDVKQRKVNLLFFGNFHKMKLEDYQWAINELVQDKDYIYSSLTKDLYYLGLVLNRKYKILRWTYTIFIIGMIVSVIAFVVSFKYFGPDRGL, from the coding sequence ATGTCGGAAATCCTCGAAAAAACTGAAAATTTTGTTGTTGATTTATTGTCTACTAAGCTAGACTCCAGTTATTTATATCACAATTTAAGCCATACGCAACGGGTTGTTAAAAGTACTAAAGAATTATTGAACTTCTATGATTTGGGAGAGAAGGAAAACGAAATAGCGCTATTGGCCGCTTGGTTGCATGATACTGGATATACAGAAGGTTCGGAGAATCACGAAGAGACCAGTTGTGATATAACACGCGAATTTTTAGGTAGGCAGGAATACGATAAACAAAAAGTAGATCGTGTATGTAGCCTCATTATGGCCACCAAAAGGTTCTATGAGCCCCAAAACCTCTTGGAAGAAATTATCAGGGACGCTGATTGCTCCCATTTCGGAAAGAAGAGTTATTTGGAAACTGCTGAACTACTTAGGGAAGAGTTGGATATTTTAGGATTGGCAACCTATACACAAAAGGAATGGCGGGAGGCCAACCTCAAGATGTTTCAAACGGAACAGCGTTTTTATACTGATTATGCCCTCCAAAATTGGCAGGAAGAAAAGAATAAAAATATAAGAAGGCTTATTAAGGGAAAAAAAGCGGAGGAAAATTTAGTGAAGAAGGAAAAGTTAAAGGCCAAATACAAGAGCGAAAGTCCGGATAGGGGTATACAGACCTTGTTTCGGGTGACTCTAAAAAATCATTTAATGCTCAGTGATATTGCTGATACCAAGGCTAATATCCTGCTCTCGGTTAATGCGATTATTATATCTTTGGTGTTGTCCAACCTTATGACCAAACTGGACAATCCGTCCAACAATTACTTAATCTATCCCACCTTGTTATTTGTTGTTTTTAGTGTAGTTTCAATGGTACTTGCCGTTCTTGCAACAAGACCAAATGTTACCCAGGGCGAGTTTACCAAGGAGGATGTAAAGCAACGCAAGGTAAACTTGTTGTTTTTTGGAAATTTTCACAAAATGAAATTGGAGGACTATCAATGGGCTATAAACGAATTGGTACAGGACAAGGATTATATCTATTCCTCACTGACCAAGGATTTATATTATCTTGGATTGGTATTGAACAGGAAGTATAAAATACTGCGTTGGACCTATACTATTTTTATTATAGGAATGATTGTTTCTGTAATTGCCTTTGTCGTATCTTTTAAGTATTTTGGTCCGGATCGCGGTTTATGA
- a CDS encoding metallophosphoesterase, giving the protein MTSSARLSRAYKNAKVLPFDDSSKIILFSDCHRGDSSFADEFANNRNIYFHALRHYFKEGFMYCELGDGDELWENINFDSIFTAHKNVYKLLKQFHLEKRLHMIWGNHDMVYKDPLYVKRNLSSYFEPIDNCNKELFEDINYHEAIILKHNDSGQELFLTHGHQADWWNYTFWRWGRFLVRVLWKPLQVWGIADPTSPAKNYKELIKIERRIKKWILANNEMLTIVGHTHRPRFPAPGEIPFFNDGSCVHPRSITGLEIQKGTISLIKWEIATKDDGTLQIVRILLDGPQQLSSYKRAKS; this is encoded by the coding sequence ATGACCTCATCTGCCAGATTGTCCAGGGCTTATAAAAATGCTAAAGTCCTGCCTTTTGACGATAGCTCCAAAATTATTCTTTTCAGTGACTGCCATAGGGGAGATAGTAGTTTTGCGGACGAATTTGCCAATAACCGCAATATATATTTTCATGCCCTAAGGCATTACTTTAAAGAAGGCTTTATGTACTGTGAATTGGGGGACGGAGATGAACTTTGGGAAAATATCAACTTTGATTCCATTTTTACTGCACACAAGAACGTTTATAAGCTTTTAAAGCAATTTCATCTAGAAAAAAGACTCCATATGATTTGGGGGAACCATGACATGGTTTATAAAGATCCATTGTATGTAAAAAGGAATCTATCATCCTATTTTGAGCCTATTGATAATTGCAATAAAGAATTGTTTGAAGACATTAACTATCACGAAGCTATAATTTTAAAACATAACGATAGTGGTCAAGAGTTGTTTTTGACCCATGGGCACCAGGCAGATTGGTGGAACTATACTTTTTGGCGCTGGGGCAGGTTCTTGGTGCGTGTTTTATGGAAGCCATTGCAAGTATGGGGTATTGCCGATCCTACAAGTCCCGCAAAAAATTACAAGGAGCTTATTAAAATTGAAAGGCGCATAAAAAAATGGATTTTGGCCAACAATGAAATGCTGACGATTGTGGGCCATACCCACAGGCCCCGATTTCCTGCTCCCGGGGAAATTCCATTTTTCAATGACGGTAGCTGTGTTCATCCGCGGAGTATTACCGGGCTGGAGATCCAAAAGGGAACCATTTCCCTAATAAAATGGGAAATAGCTACAAAGGACGATGGCACCCTTCAGATTGTTAGGATATTACTGGACGGGCCTCAACAACTTAGCAGTTATAAGAGGGCCAAATCCTAG
- a CDS encoding metallophosphoesterase, producing the protein MRKHYLLIIILFLLVGCATYKTKYVESSTVGNISGDSELLHTFYLIGDAGKSPMNDQSEALKAFQKALGKAGKNSTALFLGDNIYPAGMPNKKDSTQAYLEAKNNLDAQLETLSQFKGNPIFIPGNHDWYNEGLEGLERQQKYIQKKLDSKEVFFPEDGCPIEKIYINDKIVLIAIDSEWYLTNWDKHPKMNDKCEIKDRETFFEELESLIKKNRDRTTILAIHHPMFSYGPHGGQYSAKLHLNPAGGKFPFPVLGSFVNLIRKTSGASYADLQNKRYTELRNRLVTLAQYSQKVILTSGHEHTLQYIVEDNTPQIVSGSGAKEGATRLLNGSKFSTGRMGFAELKVYKDGSSEVRYFGVGENNDPDLLFSTQVLPPDRNENYIFNGNDFPREVKAYVYSKEDIEKSKFFKTIWGERYRKYYAMEVNAPTLRLDTLFGGLKPVRKGGGNQSKSLRLSDKNGKEYVIRAVKKSAEVYLQAMAFKDKYVLGEFKDTYTEKLLMDFYTGALPYGLLTVGTLSDAIDLYHTNPKLYYIPKQSALAEFNGEFGDELYILEEQVGDGHGELGSFGYADKIESTWDMIDKIKRDEKYVVNTDRYLRTRLFDMVMGDWDRHDDQWRWGEVKDKEIGKIVFEAIPRDRDQVYSIWGDGALMGVATRIIPALQMMEGFNNDIRNVEAFNKSAYGLDVTLLAETTKTDWEKEVQYIQQNLTPAVIDEAFKAFPLEILDENILNLKSILLSRINNLPKIAEDYFLALNQYVVIKGTDKDDWFEINNLAEQEVEIKAYRKIDGKKEKLFFQKKFNHNITKEIWIYGLDDDDIFEVEGGKGNKIKIRLIGGQNNDVYDISEGSNTWIYDHRSKKNTFKEIKGAKLRLTNDYETNTYQPLKLRTSTRQIIPTIGFNPDDGMKLGFNASNTFYGLRQNPYTTQHSYNAAYYFATNGFELGYKGEFAHILENWNLELAARFTSPNFSVNFFGIGNETENFDDTLEMDYNRVKIQNLSFSPSLIWRGQLGAKFRTGISLESLEVEETEDRFVNTFYLANGEENRNSFIGVDAEYTYENLDNDAFPTMGMTTGLLLGYKASLENQDQAYAYIVPSLSLDHKLVSNGRLVLASKWKAHFNLGDDYEFYQAASIGGIDGLRGFRNQRFSGKSSYYQNTDLRYSLKSLKTGLLPVTVGVYGGFDYGRVWTPNENSDLWHTSYGGGFFLNGADVMTARVALFNSVDGPRFSFGIGFGF; encoded by the coding sequence ATGAGGAAACATTACTTACTTATAATAATACTTTTTCTATTGGTAGGCTGTGCCACATATAAAACGAAATATGTGGAGAGTTCCACCGTTGGGAACATATCAGGCGACAGTGAATTATTGCACACTTTTTATTTGATAGGGGATGCGGGTAAATCTCCAATGAACGATCAAAGTGAAGCACTGAAGGCTTTCCAAAAGGCCTTGGGAAAAGCCGGCAAAAATAGTACTGCCCTATTTTTGGGCGATAATATCTACCCTGCCGGAATGCCCAACAAAAAGGATTCCACCCAAGCCTATCTGGAAGCTAAAAACAACTTGGATGCCCAACTGGAGACCCTGTCCCAATTCAAGGGCAATCCCATATTTATTCCTGGAAACCATGATTGGTACAATGAAGGTCTGGAAGGACTTGAAAGACAGCAAAAATACATCCAAAAAAAATTAGATAGCAAAGAAGTCTTTTTTCCCGAAGATGGCTGCCCGATAGAGAAAATATATATCAACGATAAAATAGTGCTTATCGCCATTGATTCTGAATGGTACTTGACCAATTGGGACAAACACCCCAAGATGAACGATAAATGCGAAATAAAGGACCGTGAAACCTTCTTTGAGGAATTGGAAAGCCTTATCAAAAAAAACCGGGACCGGACTACCATATTGGCCATACACCACCCCATGTTCAGTTACGGGCCACACGGCGGACAGTATTCGGCAAAGCTTCATCTAAACCCTGCAGGCGGCAAATTTCCCTTCCCCGTTTTAGGTTCTTTTGTAAACCTTATCAGAAAAACAAGCGGAGCCTCCTATGCCGATCTCCAGAATAAAAGATATACAGAATTAAGGAATCGTCTGGTAACCTTGGCCCAGTATTCGCAGAAAGTTATCTTGACTTCGGGCCATGAACATACCCTTCAATATATTGTGGAGGACAATACCCCCCAGATCGTTAGTGGTTCCGGGGCCAAGGAAGGGGCCACAAGGCTATTGAACGGCTCTAAATTCTCTACTGGAAGAATGGGTTTTGCAGAATTAAAAGTATACAAAGATGGTTCCTCCGAAGTAAGATATTTCGGTGTTGGGGAAAATAATGATCCCGACCTTCTGTTTTCTACACAGGTACTGCCTCCGGATAGAAACGAAAATTACATATTTAACGGCAATGATTTTCCAAGGGAGGTAAAAGCGTATGTTTACTCTAAGGAAGACATTGAAAAAAGTAAGTTTTTCAAAACTATTTGGGGCGAAAGGTATAGGAAGTACTACGCCATGGAAGTAAACGCCCCTACCCTTAGACTGGATACTTTGTTTGGAGGTTTAAAACCTGTCCGTAAAGGCGGTGGCAACCAATCCAAATCCCTGAGATTGTCAGATAAAAATGGAAAGGAATACGTAATTAGGGCAGTTAAAAAAAGTGCGGAAGTATATCTACAGGCCATGGCCTTTAAGGATAAATACGTTTTGGGAGAATTTAAGGATACCTATACCGAGAAACTTTTAATGGACTTTTATACCGGGGCTCTACCGTACGGCCTTCTTACAGTGGGAACCCTTTCGGACGCCATTGACCTCTACCATACCAACCCTAAATTATACTATATCCCAAAGCAATCTGCCTTAGCAGAATTTAATGGGGAATTTGGGGATGAGCTTTATATTTTGGAAGAACAGGTGGGCGACGGTCATGGGGAATTGGGCAGTTTCGGATATGCCGATAAAATTGAAAGTACCTGGGACATGATCGATAAAATTAAGCGGGACGAAAAATATGTAGTCAATACGGACAGATACTTAAGGACGCGATTATTTGATATGGTCATGGGCGATTGGGATAGGCACGACGACCAATGGCGCTGGGGGGAAGTGAAGGATAAGGAAATAGGAAAGATTGTTTTTGAGGCCATCCCAAGAGATCGGGATCAGGTGTATTCCATTTGGGGAGATGGGGCGCTGATGGGGGTTGCAACAAGAATAATTCCTGCCCTTCAAATGATGGAAGGATTTAATAATGACATTAGAAATGTGGAAGCATTTAACAAGAGTGCCTATGGGCTGGATGTAACCTTATTGGCCGAAACCACAAAAACCGATTGGGAGAAGGAAGTACAATATATACAGCAAAACCTAACCCCAGCGGTAATAGACGAAGCATTTAAAGCCTTTCCCCTAGAGATTTTGGACGAAAATATCCTTAACTTAAAGAGCATACTTCTATCCCGGATAAACAACCTTCCCAAAATTGCCGAGGACTACTTTTTGGCACTCAACCAGTATGTTGTCATAAAAGGTACCGATAAGGATGATTGGTTCGAAATTAACAATTTGGCCGAGCAAGAAGTGGAAATCAAAGCTTATAGAAAAATAGACGGAAAAAAGGAAAAGCTTTTTTTTCAGAAGAAATTCAACCATAATATAACCAAGGAAATTTGGATCTATGGTTTGGACGATGATGACATCTTCGAAGTCGAAGGCGGTAAGGGGAACAAAATAAAAATTAGGCTTATCGGCGGACAAAACAATGATGTTTATGACATATCTGAAGGCAGCAATACTTGGATTTATGACCATAGGTCCAAAAAAAACACCTTCAAGGAAATCAAGGGGGCAAAGCTGCGACTTACCAACGATTACGAGACCAACACTTATCAGCCACTTAAACTTAGGACTAGCACACGCCAGATAATACCGACCATCGGATTCAATCCCGATGATGGTATGAAGCTTGGTTTTAATGCCTCAAATACCTTTTATGGACTACGACAAAACCCTTATACTACCCAACACAGTTACAATGCCGCCTATTATTTTGCCACCAATGGCTTTGAGTTGGGCTATAAAGGAGAGTTTGCCCATATATTAGAAAACTGGAATTTGGAACTGGCCGCCCGCTTTACAAGCCCCAATTTTAGCGTTAACTTTTTTGGAATCGGAAATGAGACCGAAAATTTCGACGATACTTTGGAGATGGATTACAATAGGGTAAAAATTCAAAACTTAAGTTTTTCTCCTTCCTTGATTTGGCGTGGACAGCTGGGGGCAAAATTCAGAACTGGAATTTCTCTTGAAAGTCTGGAAGTGGAAGAAACCGAAGACAGGTTCGTGAACACCTTTTACCTGGCCAACGGGGAGGAGAACAGGAACAGTTTTATAGGAGTTGATGCGGAATACACCTATGAAAATTTGGACAATGACGCTTTCCCTACTATGGGAATGACAACTGGACTGCTCTTGGGTTACAAGGCCAGTTTGGAGAACCAGGATCAGGCCTATGCCTATATAGTTCCCAGTCTTTCCTTGGATCATAAATTAGTATCCAATGGTAGATTGGTCCTTGCCTCCAAATGGAAGGCCCATTTTAATTTAGGGGACGACTACGAATTTTACCAGGCAGCCAGTATAGGTGGGATAGATGGACTTAGAGGTTTTAGAAACCAACGATTTTCCGGTAAGAGCAGTTATTACCAGAATACAGACCTTAGATACAGTCTTAAAAGCCTAAAAACAGGATTATTGCCCGTTACCGTGGGAGTATATGGCGGTTTTGACTACGGAAGGGTCTGGACTCCCAACGAAAATTCCGATCTATGGCACACCTCCTACGGAGGAGGATTTTTTCTTAATGGAGCGGATGTGATGACGGCGAGGGTAGCCTTGTTCAACAGTGTTGATGGGCCAAGATTTTCCTTCGGTATTGGTTTTGGCTTTTAA